The sequence TTATGGGGGAAATTTGTACCCGCGCTTGTGCATTTTGTAATGTAACCACTGGTATTCCTTTGCCGCTTGATGATGGTGAGCCGCAGCGTGTTGCTGATGCAATTCAACAAATGGGTTTAAAGCATGTGGTGATTACCTCTGTGGATCGTGACGATCTTGCTGATGGTGGTGCTATGCATTTTGCTAAAGTCATTACTGCAATTCGTTCAACTAATCCACAAACCACCATTGAGGTGCTAACCCCAGATTTTCGTCATAAGGATGGCGCACTAGAAATCGTGGTAGCTGCTAAGCCTGATGTGTTTAACCATAATTTGGAAACTGTTCCATCGAAATATCTCAAGGTGCGGCCTGGTGCGCGTTACTTCCAATCTATTCGTTTACTGCAAAAGGTAAAAGAGCTTGATCCGTCTATCTTTACCAAGTCTGGCATTATGGTTGGCTTTGGCGAAGAGCGTAATGAAATATTGCAATTGATGGATGATTTACGTTCCGCCGATGTTGATTTTATGACTATCGGCCAATATTTGCAGCCAACGCGCAAGCATCATCCGGTTATTCGGTTTATAACGCCGGAAGAATTTAAGTCCTACGC comes from Bartonella sp. HY038 and encodes:
- the lipA gene encoding lipoyl synthase; its protein translation is MVTVLNTVAQKRARHPEKAHKPDNEVLKKPDWIRVKAPTSKIYAETRDIVRTNKLVTVCEEAGCPNMGECWHQRHASFMIMGEICTRACAFCNVTTGIPLPLDDGEPQRVADAIQQMGLKHVVITSVDRDDLADGGAMHFAKVITAIRSTNPQTTIEVLTPDFRHKDGALEIVVAAKPDVFNHNLETVPSKYLKVRPGARYFQSIRLLQKVKELDPSIFTKSGIMVGFGEERNEILQLMDDLRSADVDFMTIGQYLQPTRKHHPVIRFITPEEFKSYATIGKTKGFLHMASSPLTRSSHHAGDDFEMLKAARAAQLAAKR